A single genomic interval of Streptomyces sp. NBC_00663 harbors:
- a CDS encoding peptidoglycan D,D-transpeptidase FtsI family protein: protein MNKTIRRASVFALLLVFALLVRATWVQFYEGQALADDSDNRRNAIETYSSPLGNIIVAGESITGSAKTTGSDLKYKRTYKDGELYAAVTGYASQAYAPTQLEGIYQDLLNGSDSRLKGVMDTVTNQRAEPGNVVTTIDPDVQKAAYDALGDKKGAAVAIDPKTGKILAVVSTPSYDPSSLTDANTAGSAWKKLTKDADKPLTNRALRQPVAPGSTFKLVVAAAALEDGLYSSVDEKTDSPDPYTLPGTVTPLENENKSAPCEDASIRTALRYSCNNVFAKMAYNLGEDKLRATAEKFGFNDTSQDVPVRAYTSVYPSDMNDSSTALTGIGQFDVTATPLQMAMVSAAIANDGKLVSPHMVSQITNSGGDVLKDYDDDASSDQIMSSDTAEQLQSAMQTVVEDGTGTNAQIDGVTVGGKTGTAQHGENNSETPYAWFTSYAKAGDKEVAVAVLVEQSNAARSEVSGNGLAAPVARAMMKAAVQ, encoded by the coding sequence ATGAACAAGACGATCAGGCGCGCGTCGGTCTTCGCGCTGCTGCTGGTGTTCGCTCTGCTGGTGCGGGCGACCTGGGTGCAGTTCTACGAGGGCCAGGCGCTGGCGGACGACAGCGACAACCGGCGGAACGCGATCGAGACGTACTCGTCTCCGCTGGGGAACATCATCGTGGCCGGTGAGTCGATCACCGGTTCCGCGAAGACGACAGGGAGCGACCTCAAGTACAAGCGCACGTACAAGGACGGCGAGCTGTACGCGGCGGTGACCGGCTATGCCTCGCAGGCGTACGCGCCGACCCAGCTGGAGGGCATCTACCAGGACCTCCTCAACGGCTCGGACAGCCGGCTGAAGGGCGTCATGGACACGGTCACCAACCAGCGGGCCGAGCCGGGCAACGTGGTCACCACGATCGACCCGGATGTGCAGAAGGCCGCCTATGACGCGCTCGGCGACAAGAAGGGCGCGGCCGTCGCGATCGACCCGAAGACCGGCAAGATCCTCGCGGTCGTGTCCACCCCGTCGTACGACCCGTCCTCGCTGACCGACGCCAACACCGCCGGGTCGGCCTGGAAGAAGCTGACCAAGGACGCCGACAAGCCGCTGACCAACCGCGCGCTGCGACAGCCGGTGGCGCCGGGTTCGACGTTCAAGCTGGTCGTCGCGGCGGCGGCGCTGGAGGACGGTCTGTACTCGTCGGTGGACGAGAAGACCGACAGCCCGGACCCGTACACCCTGCCGGGCACGGTCACCCCGCTGGAGAACGAGAACAAGTCCGCCCCCTGTGAGGACGCGTCGATCCGGACCGCGCTGCGGTACTCCTGCAACAACGTCTTCGCGAAGATGGCGTACAACCTCGGCGAGGACAAGCTGCGGGCGACGGCCGAGAAGTTCGGCTTCAACGACACATCGCAGGACGTGCCGGTACGGGCCTACACCAGCGTCTATCCGTCCGACATGAACGACTCGTCCACGGCCCTCACCGGCATCGGCCAGTTCGACGTCACCGCCACCCCGCTCCAGATGGCCATGGTCTCCGCGGCCATCGCCAACGACGGCAAGCTGGTCTCGCCGCACATGGTCTCGCAGATCACCAACAGCGGCGGTGACGTGCTCAAGGACTACGACGACGACGCGTCGAGCGACCAGATCATGAGCTCCGACACCGCCGAGCAGCTCCAGTCGGCGATGCAGACGGTCGTCGAGGACGGCACGGGTACGAACGCGCAGATCGACGGCGTGACGGTGGGCGGCAAGACCGGCACGGCCCAGCACGGCGAGAACAACAGCGAGACGCCGTACGCCTGGTTCACGTCCTACGCCAAGGCAGGCGACAAGGAGGTCGCGGTGGCGGTACTGGTGGAGCAGTCGAACGCGGCTCGCTCGGAGGTGAGCGGCAACGGCCTGGCGGCCCCCGTGGCCAGGGCAATGATGAAAGCAGCGGTCCAGTAA
- a CDS encoding NCS2 family permease, with translation MSETKTPADRPTAPPQAANSLDRYFRISERGSTFGREIRGGFATFFTMAYILVLNPIILGSAKDKFGHHLDAVQLTTATALVAAVMTIIMGVGGNLPLALAAGLGLNAVVAFQIAPLMSWDDAMGLVVLEGLLICALVVTGLREAVMHAIPQPLKQAISVGIGLFIAFIGFVDAGFVSRIPDAANTTVPVQLGGTGSLAGWPILVFCLGVLLTIGLLARKVKGAILISIVTMTILAMIINSVADVKSWGLTTPAWPDKLVDTPDFGLIGHFSLFGAFDAAGVGIITVVLLIFTLVLSDFFDTMGTVVGISAEAGLLDEEGKVPNLGRVLLIDGAAAVAGGAASSSSATSYIESAAGVGEGSRTGFSNLITGGLFGLALFLTPLLTIVPLQAAAPALVAVGFLMMTQVKNIDWEKYDIAIPAFLTIAVMPFTYSITNGIGAGFLAYVVIKVVLGKAKEIHWLLWGVSALFLVYFAIDPIEQVLGAK, from the coding sequence ATGTCCGAGACGAAGACGCCGGCCGACCGGCCAACCGCCCCACCACAGGCGGCTAACAGCCTGGACCGGTACTTCAGGATCTCCGAGCGAGGGTCCACCTTCGGCCGGGAGATACGCGGCGGATTCGCCACGTTCTTCACGATGGCCTACATCCTTGTCCTGAACCCCATCATCCTGGGCAGTGCGAAGGACAAGTTCGGCCACCACCTGGACGCCGTCCAACTCACCACCGCCACCGCCCTGGTGGCCGCAGTGATGACGATCATCATGGGCGTCGGCGGCAATCTGCCCCTCGCGCTCGCCGCCGGCCTCGGTCTCAACGCGGTCGTCGCCTTCCAGATCGCCCCGCTGATGAGCTGGGACGACGCGATGGGCCTGGTCGTCCTGGAGGGCCTGCTCATCTGCGCGTTGGTGGTGACCGGACTGCGTGAGGCGGTGATGCACGCGATCCCGCAGCCGCTGAAGCAGGCGATCAGCGTCGGCATCGGTCTCTTCATCGCGTTCATCGGCTTCGTCGACGCCGGTTTCGTCAGCCGTATCCCGGACGCCGCGAACACCACGGTTCCGGTGCAGTTGGGCGGAACCGGCTCCCTCGCCGGGTGGCCGATTCTCGTCTTCTGTCTCGGCGTCCTGCTGACCATCGGACTCCTCGCCCGCAAGGTGAAGGGCGCGATCCTCATCAGCATCGTGACGATGACGATCCTCGCGATGATCATCAACTCGGTCGCAGACGTGAAGAGTTGGGGGCTGACCACGCCGGCCTGGCCCGACAAGCTGGTCGACACTCCCGACTTCGGCCTGATCGGCCACTTCAGCCTGTTCGGCGCGTTCGACGCGGCGGGCGTCGGCATCATCACCGTCGTCCTGCTGATCTTCACCCTCGTGCTGTCCGACTTCTTCGACACCATGGGCACGGTCGTCGGCATCAGCGCGGAGGCGGGACTGCTGGACGAGGAGGGCAAGGTGCCCAACCTCGGCCGTGTGCTGCTCATCGACGGTGCGGCGGCGGTCGCGGGCGGCGCGGCGTCCTCGTCGTCCGCGACGTCCTACATCGAATCGGCGGCGGGTGTCGGCGAAGGCTCGCGCACCGGCTTCTCGAACCTCATCACCGGTGGGCTGTTCGGGCTCGCGCTGTTCCTGACGCCGCTGCTGACGATCGTGCCGCTCCAGGCCGCCGCGCCGGCGCTGGTGGCGGTCGGGTTCCTGATGATGACGCAGGTCAAGAACATCGACTGGGAGAAGTACGACATCGCGATCCCGGCGTTCCTGACGATCGCGGTGATGCCGTTCACGTACTCGATCACCAACGGGATCGGGGCCGGGTTCCTGGCGTACGTGGTGATCAAGGTGGTGCTCGGGAAGGCGAAGGAGATCCACTGGTTGCTGTGGGGGGTTTCGGCGCTGTTCCTGGTGTACTTCGCGATCGACCCTATTGAGCAGGTCCTCGGGGCCAAGTGA
- a CDS encoding GNAT family N-acetyltransferase, whose product MQIALREVHDSDLPVFFRQMNDPESLHMAAFVPKDPADRDAFDEHWKRVLASDADNRTILVDGDVVGSAAVYGEPGEREVTYWVDRAYWGRGIATAALGALLAEITERPLYARAAADNAGSRRVLEKCGFRVSAHDRGYAHARGEEIDEIVLRLDA is encoded by the coding sequence ATGCAGATCGCGCTCCGAGAGGTTCACGACAGTGATCTGCCGGTCTTCTTCCGGCAGATGAACGATCCCGAGTCCCTGCACATGGCCGCTTTCGTCCCCAAGGACCCGGCCGACCGTGACGCGTTCGACGAGCACTGGAAACGGGTGCTCGCCTCCGACGCCGACAACCGGACGATCCTGGTCGACGGCGACGTGGTGGGCAGCGCGGCGGTGTACGGGGAGCCCGGTGAGCGCGAGGTCACCTACTGGGTCGACCGCGCCTACTGGGGGCGCGGGATCGCCACGGCGGCCCTCGGAGCGCTGCTCGCCGAGATCACCGAGCGCCCGCTCTACGCCCGCGCGGCGGCGGACAACGCCGGTTCGCGGCGGGTGCTGGAGAAGTGCGGGTTCCGGGTGTCGGCCCATGACCGGGGGTACGCCCACGCCCGCGGCGAGGAGATCGACGAGATCGTGCTGAGGCTGGACGCCTGA